The Gadus chalcogrammus isolate NIFS_2021 chromosome 10, NIFS_Gcha_1.0, whole genome shotgun sequence genome contains a region encoding:
- the dlg3 gene encoding disks large homolog 3 isoform X6, with amino-acid sequence MFTVNISSSMPLVRTLPERTVRKCKHINPREPRKVLLHKGSTGLGFNIVGGEDGEGIFVSFILAGGPADLSGELRRGDRILSVNGVNLRNATHEQAAAALKRAGQTVTIIAQYRPEEYSRFESKIHDLREQMMNSSMSSGSGSLRTSEKRSLYVRALFDYDRTRDSCLPSQGLSFSYGDILHVINASDDEWWQARLVTPHGESDQIGVIPSKKRVEKKERARLKTVKFHARTGMIESNRHPVKVKRKKSFNLSRKFPFYKSKENIVQEMVDAEQCLTSNTSDSESSSKGQEDTILSYEPVIRQEIHYTRPVIILGPMKDRVNDDLISEFPHKFGSCVPHTTRPRRENEMDGQDYHFVGSREQMEKDIQDNKFIEAGQFNENLYGTSILSVRAVAERGKHCILDVSGNAIKRLQQAQLYPIAIFIKPKSVEALMEMNKRQTYEQANKVFDKAIKLEQEFGEYFTAIVQGDSLEEIYNKIKLIIEEQSGPYIWIPSSEKL; translated from the exons ATGTTCACCGTGAACATATCTTCCTCCATGCCGCTGGTGAGGACTTTGCCTGAACGCACGGTTAGGAAATGCAAGCACATCAACCCAAG GGAGCCACGGAAGGTGCTTTTGCACAAGGGCTCCACAGGGCTGGGCTTCAACATCGTGGGCGGAGAGGACGGCGAGGGCATCTTCGTCTCCTTCATCCTGGCTGGGGGGCCGGCCGACCTCAGCGGCGAGCTGAGGCGGGGGGATCGCATCCTCTCA GTGAACGGGGTGAACCTGAGGAATGCGACGCACGAgcaggcggcggcggctctGAAGCGGGCAGGGCAGACGGTCACCATTATCGCTCAGTATCGCCCTGAAG agTACAGCCGCTTTGAGTCCAAGATCCACGACTTGAGGGAACAGATGATGAACAGCAGCATGAGCTCTGGATCAGGCTCCCTGCGCACCAGTGAGAAGCGCTCCCTTTATGTCAG AGCCCTGTTTGACTATGACCGCACCAGGGACAGCTGTCTGCCCAGCCAGGGTCTGAGCTTCTCGTACGGGGACATCCTCCACGTCATCAACGCCTCTGATGATGAGTGGTGGCAGGCGCGGCTCGTCACGCCACACGGCGAGAGCGACCAGATCGGGGTCATTCCCAGCAAGAAAAG AGTGGAGAAGAAGGAGCGGGCCAGGTTAAAAACTGTCAAGTTTCACGCACGGACGGGGATGATTGAGTCCAACAGG CATCCAGTCAAAGTAAAGCGCAAAAAAAGTTTCAACCTCTCGCGCAAATTCCCTTTTTACAAGAGCAAGGAGAATATTGTGCAGGAGATGGTGGATGCTGAAC aaTGCCTGACGTCCAACACGAGCGACAGCGAGAGCAGCTCAA AGGGCCAGGAGGACACAATTCTTTCATATGAGCCAGTCATTCGACAGGAAA TCCACTACACGAGACCTGTGATCATCCTGGGGCCGATGAAGGACCGGGTAAACGATGACCTCATCTCCGAGTTCCCCCACAAGTTTGGCTCCTGCGTGCCGC ACACGACACGTCCGCGGCGAGAGAACGAGATGGACGGCCAGGACTACCACTTTGTGGGCTCCCGCGAGCAGATGGAGAAGGACATCCAGGACAATAAGTTCATCGAGGCAGGCCAGTTCAACGAGAACCTCTACGGGACAAGCATCCTGTCGGTCAGAGCCGTGGCAGAACGG gggaaacactgcattcTTGATGTATCTGGGAACGCTATAAAGCGACTGCAACAAGCACAACTATATCCTATCGCCATCTTCATTAAACCAAAATCTGTTGAAGCCCTGAT GGAAATGAATAAGAGGCAGACGTATGAGCAGGCCAATAAAGTCTTTGACAAGGCAATTAAACTGGAGCAGGAGTTCGGAGAGTATTTCACAG CCATTGTACAGGGTGACTCGTTAGAGGAGATCTACAACAAAATCAAGCTCATCATCGAGGAGCAGTCGGGCCCCTACATCTGGATCCCTTCCTCCGAGAAGCTCTGA
- the dlg3 gene encoding disks large homolog 3 isoform X7, whose protein sequence is MMNSSMSSGSGSLRTSEKRSLYVRALFDYDRTRDSCLPSQGLSFSYGDILHVINASDDEWWQARLVTPHGESDQIGVIPSKKRVEKKERARLKTVKFHARTGMIESNRHPVKVKRKKSFNLSRKFPFYKSKENIVQEMVDAEQCLTSNTSDSESSSKGQEDTILSYEPVIRQEIHYTRPVIILGPMKDRVNDDLISEFPHKFGSCVPHTTRPRRENEMDGQDYHFVGSREQMEKDIQDNKFIEAGQFNENLYGTSILSVRAVAERGKHCILDVSGNAIKRLQQAQLYPIAIFIKPKSVEALMEMNKRQTYEQANKVFDKAIKLEQEFGEYFTAIVQGDSLEEIYNKIKLIIEEQSGPYIWIPSSEKL, encoded by the exons ATGATGAACAGCAGCATGAGCTCTGGATCAGGCTCCCTGCGCACCAGTGAGAAGCGCTCCCTTTATGTCAG AGCCCTGTTTGACTATGACCGCACCAGGGACAGCTGTCTGCCCAGCCAGGGTCTGAGCTTCTCGTACGGGGACATCCTCCACGTCATCAACGCCTCTGATGATGAGTGGTGGCAGGCGCGGCTCGTCACGCCACACGGCGAGAGCGACCAGATCGGGGTCATTCCCAGCAAGAAAAG AGTGGAGAAGAAGGAGCGGGCCAGGTTAAAAACTGTCAAGTTTCACGCACGGACGGGGATGATTGAGTCCAACAGG CATCCAGTCAAAGTAAAGCGCAAAAAAAGTTTCAACCTCTCGCGCAAATTCCCTTTTTACAAGAGCAAGGAGAATATTGTGCAGGAGATGGTGGATGCTGAAC aaTGCCTGACGTCCAACACGAGCGACAGCGAGAGCAGCTCAA AGGGCCAGGAGGACACAATTCTTTCATATGAGCCAGTCATTCGACAGGAAA TCCACTACACGAGACCTGTGATCATCCTGGGGCCGATGAAGGACCGGGTAAACGATGACCTCATCTCCGAGTTCCCCCACAAGTTTGGCTCCTGCGTGCCGC ACACGACACGTCCGCGGCGAGAGAACGAGATGGACGGCCAGGACTACCACTTTGTGGGCTCCCGCGAGCAGATGGAGAAGGACATCCAGGACAATAAGTTCATCGAGGCAGGCCAGTTCAACGAGAACCTCTACGGGACAAGCATCCTGTCGGTCAGAGCCGTGGCAGAACGG gggaaacactgcattcTTGATGTATCTGGGAACGCTATAAAGCGACTGCAACAAGCACAACTATATCCTATCGCCATCTTCATTAAACCAAAATCTGTTGAAGCCCTGAT GGAAATGAATAAGAGGCAGACGTATGAGCAGGCCAATAAAGTCTTTGACAAGGCAATTAAACTGGAGCAGGAGTTCGGAGAGTATTTCACAG CCATTGTACAGGGTGACTCGTTAGAGGAGATCTACAACAAAATCAAGCTCATCATCGAGGAGCAGTCGGGCCCCTACATCTGGATCCCTTCCTCCGAGAAGCTCTGA
- the dlg3 gene encoding disks large homolog 3 isoform X4, with translation MWLALCTPLKVMLASSHLEQFTVTEKANPPPIIVNADSMDAGPYVNGSDGMYKYEEIILERGNSGLGFSIAGGMDNPHIPDDPGIFITKIIPGGAAAMDGRLGVNDCVLRVNEVDVSEVVHSRAVEALKEAGPVVRLLVRRRQAPPETILEVNLLKGPKGLGFSIAGGIGNQHIPGDNSIYITKIIEGGAAQKDGRLQTGDRLLAVGEHNVNNIILQDVRHEEAVAALKNTSDMVYLKVAKSGPVHLNDMYAPPDYSSSMALPPAFPTLVENHVGHGYMGAMEPKQVYQAPPQGGGVTPSRYSPVPRHMLGEEDFTSPAPRPDVVALFGREPRKVLLHKGSTGLGFNIVGGEDGEGIFVSFILAGGPADLSGELRRGDRILSVNGVNLRNATHEQAAAALKRAGQTVTIIAQYRPEEYSRFESKIHDLREQMMNSSMSSGSGSLRTSEKRSLYVRALFDYDRTRDSCLPSQGLSFSYGDILHVINASDDEWWQARLVTPHGESDQIGVIPSKKRVEKKERARLKTVKFHARTGMIESNRHPVKVKRKKSFNLSRKFPFYKSKENIVQEMVDAEQCLTSNTSDSESSSKGQEDTILSYEPVIRQEIHYTRPVIILGPMKDRVNDDLISEFPHKFGSCVPHTTRPRRENEMDGQDYHFVGSREQMEKDIQDNKFIEAGQFNENLYGTSILSVRAVAERGKHCILDVSGNAIKRLQQAQLYPIAIFIKPKSVEALMEMNKRQTYEQANKVFDKAIKLEQEFGEYFTAIVQGDSLEEIYNKIKLIIEEQSGPYIWIPSSEKL, from the exons gccaaccctccccccatcaTTGTCAACGCAGACTCAATGGACGCCGGCCCTTAT GTAAATGGCAGTGACGGGATGTATAAATATGAAGAGATCATCCTGGAGCGG GGTAACTCTGGCCTGGGCTTCAGCATCGCTGGGGGAATGGACAATCCACACATCCCCGATGACCCAGGAATCTTCATCACCAAGATTATACCCGGAGGAGCCGCCGCCATGGACGGCCGACTGGG GGTGAACGACTGCGTGCTGCGGGTCAACGAGGTGGACGTGTCCGAGGTGGTGCACAGCCGGGCGGTGGAGGCCCTGAAGGAGGCGGGCCCCGTGGTGCGCCTCTTGGTGCGGCGGCGCCAGGCCCCGCCCGAGACCATCCTGGAGGTCAACCTGCTGAAGGGGCCAAAAG GCCTGGGGTTCAGCATCGCGGGAGGGATCGGTAACCAACACATCCCCGGGGACAACAGCATCTACATCACCAAGATCATCGAGGGAGGGGCGGCGCAGAAGGACGGCCGCCTGCAGACGGGAGACCGCCTGCTCGCTGTAGGAGAACACAat GTGAACAACATCATCCTGCAGGATGTGCGTCACGAGGAGGCGGTGGCTGCGCTCAAGAACACCTCGGACATGGTGTACCTCAAGGTGGCCAAGTCGGGCCCCGTGCACCTCAACGACATGTACGCTCCCCCGGACTACTCAAGCA GCATGGCCCTCCCCCCAGCCTTCCCGACCCTGGTGGAGAACCACGTGGGCCACGGCTACATGGGGGCCATGGAGCCCAAGCAGGTGTACCAGGCCCCGCcccaggggggcggggtcacaCCCTCTAGGTACTCCCCGGTCCCCCGCCACATGCTGGGAGAGGAGGACTTCACCAG TCCCGCCCCGCGTCCTGACGTTGTCGCTCTGTTTGGCAGGGAGCCACGGAAGGTGCTTTTGCACAAGGGCTCCACAGGGCTGGGCTTCAACATCGTGGGCGGAGAGGACGGCGAGGGCATCTTCGTCTCCTTCATCCTGGCTGGGGGGCCGGCCGACCTCAGCGGCGAGCTGAGGCGGGGGGATCGCATCCTCTCA GTGAACGGGGTGAACCTGAGGAATGCGACGCACGAgcaggcggcggcggctctGAAGCGGGCAGGGCAGACGGTCACCATTATCGCTCAGTATCGCCCTGAAG agTACAGCCGCTTTGAGTCCAAGATCCACGACTTGAGGGAACAGATGATGAACAGCAGCATGAGCTCTGGATCAGGCTCCCTGCGCACCAGTGAGAAGCGCTCCCTTTATGTCAG AGCCCTGTTTGACTATGACCGCACCAGGGACAGCTGTCTGCCCAGCCAGGGTCTGAGCTTCTCGTACGGGGACATCCTCCACGTCATCAACGCCTCTGATGATGAGTGGTGGCAGGCGCGGCTCGTCACGCCACACGGCGAGAGCGACCAGATCGGGGTCATTCCCAGCAAGAAAAG AGTGGAGAAGAAGGAGCGGGCCAGGTTAAAAACTGTCAAGTTTCACGCACGGACGGGGATGATTGAGTCCAACAGG CATCCAGTCAAAGTAAAGCGCAAAAAAAGTTTCAACCTCTCGCGCAAATTCCCTTTTTACAAGAGCAAGGAGAATATTGTGCAGGAGATGGTGGATGCTGAAC aaTGCCTGACGTCCAACACGAGCGACAGCGAGAGCAGCTCAA AGGGCCAGGAGGACACAATTCTTTCATATGAGCCAGTCATTCGACAGGAAA TCCACTACACGAGACCTGTGATCATCCTGGGGCCGATGAAGGACCGGGTAAACGATGACCTCATCTCCGAGTTCCCCCACAAGTTTGGCTCCTGCGTGCCGC ACACGACACGTCCGCGGCGAGAGAACGAGATGGACGGCCAGGACTACCACTTTGTGGGCTCCCGCGAGCAGATGGAGAAGGACATCCAGGACAATAAGTTCATCGAGGCAGGCCAGTTCAACGAGAACCTCTACGGGACAAGCATCCTGTCGGTCAGAGCCGTGGCAGAACGG gggaaacactgcattcTTGATGTATCTGGGAACGCTATAAAGCGACTGCAACAAGCACAACTATATCCTATCGCCATCTTCATTAAACCAAAATCTGTTGAAGCCCTGAT GGAAATGAATAAGAGGCAGACGTATGAGCAGGCCAATAAAGTCTTTGACAAGGCAATTAAACTGGAGCAGGAGTTCGGAGAGTATTTCACAG CCATTGTACAGGGTGACTCGTTAGAGGAGATCTACAACAAAATCAAGCTCATCATCGAGGAGCAGTCGGGCCCCTACATCTGGATCCCTTCCTCCGAGAAGCTCTGA
- the dlg3 gene encoding disks large homolog 3 isoform X5 has protein sequence MFTVNISSSMPLVRTLPERTVRKCKHINPSPAPRPDVVALFGREPRKVLLHKGSTGLGFNIVGGEDGEGIFVSFILAGGPADLSGELRRGDRILSVNGVNLRNATHEQAAAALKRAGQTVTIIAQYRPEEYSRFESKIHDLREQMMNSSMSSGSGSLRTSEKRSLYVRALFDYDRTRDSCLPSQGLSFSYGDILHVINASDDEWWQARLVTPHGESDQIGVIPSKKRVEKKERARLKTVKFHARTGMIESNRHPVKVKRKKSFNLSRKFPFYKSKENIVQEMVDAEQCLTSNTSDSESSSKGQEDTILSYEPVIRQEIHYTRPVIILGPMKDRVNDDLISEFPHKFGSCVPHTTRPRRENEMDGQDYHFVGSREQMEKDIQDNKFIEAGQFNENLYGTSILSVRAVAERGKHCILDVSGNAIKRLQQAQLYPIAIFIKPKSVEALMEMNKRQTYEQANKVFDKAIKLEQEFGEYFTAIVQGDSLEEIYNKIKLIIEEQSGPYIWIPSSEKL, from the exons ATGTTCACCGTGAACATATCTTCCTCCATGCCGCTGGTGAGGACTTTGCCTGAACGCACGGTTAGGAAATGCAAGCACATCAACCCAAG TCCCGCCCCGCGTCCTGACGTTGTCGCTCTGTTTGGCAGGGAGCCACGGAAGGTGCTTTTGCACAAGGGCTCCACAGGGCTGGGCTTCAACATCGTGGGCGGAGAGGACGGCGAGGGCATCTTCGTCTCCTTCATCCTGGCTGGGGGGCCGGCCGACCTCAGCGGCGAGCTGAGGCGGGGGGATCGCATCCTCTCA GTGAACGGGGTGAACCTGAGGAATGCGACGCACGAgcaggcggcggcggctctGAAGCGGGCAGGGCAGACGGTCACCATTATCGCTCAGTATCGCCCTGAAG agTACAGCCGCTTTGAGTCCAAGATCCACGACTTGAGGGAACAGATGATGAACAGCAGCATGAGCTCTGGATCAGGCTCCCTGCGCACCAGTGAGAAGCGCTCCCTTTATGTCAG AGCCCTGTTTGACTATGACCGCACCAGGGACAGCTGTCTGCCCAGCCAGGGTCTGAGCTTCTCGTACGGGGACATCCTCCACGTCATCAACGCCTCTGATGATGAGTGGTGGCAGGCGCGGCTCGTCACGCCACACGGCGAGAGCGACCAGATCGGGGTCATTCCCAGCAAGAAAAG AGTGGAGAAGAAGGAGCGGGCCAGGTTAAAAACTGTCAAGTTTCACGCACGGACGGGGATGATTGAGTCCAACAGG CATCCAGTCAAAGTAAAGCGCAAAAAAAGTTTCAACCTCTCGCGCAAATTCCCTTTTTACAAGAGCAAGGAGAATATTGTGCAGGAGATGGTGGATGCTGAAC aaTGCCTGACGTCCAACACGAGCGACAGCGAGAGCAGCTCAA AGGGCCAGGAGGACACAATTCTTTCATATGAGCCAGTCATTCGACAGGAAA TCCACTACACGAGACCTGTGATCATCCTGGGGCCGATGAAGGACCGGGTAAACGATGACCTCATCTCCGAGTTCCCCCACAAGTTTGGCTCCTGCGTGCCGC ACACGACACGTCCGCGGCGAGAGAACGAGATGGACGGCCAGGACTACCACTTTGTGGGCTCCCGCGAGCAGATGGAGAAGGACATCCAGGACAATAAGTTCATCGAGGCAGGCCAGTTCAACGAGAACCTCTACGGGACAAGCATCCTGTCGGTCAGAGCCGTGGCAGAACGG gggaaacactgcattcTTGATGTATCTGGGAACGCTATAAAGCGACTGCAACAAGCACAACTATATCCTATCGCCATCTTCATTAAACCAAAATCTGTTGAAGCCCTGAT GGAAATGAATAAGAGGCAGACGTATGAGCAGGCCAATAAAGTCTTTGACAAGGCAATTAAACTGGAGCAGGAGTTCGGAGAGTATTTCACAG CCATTGTACAGGGTGACTCGTTAGAGGAGATCTACAACAAAATCAAGCTCATCATCGAGGAGCAGTCGGGCCCCTACATCTGGATCCCTTCCTCCGAGAAGCTCTGA